The genomic window CTAGTTACATAGCAGAGGTGCTGAGTAGTGGTACTAGGTACTGATAGAGGTTGGAAGGGCAGCAGAGAGTTCGCCAGCATCCTCAGGCCATGGGACGAGGGTATGGGAGCAGTGTATCAGTGCTGAGGCCAGTGTGCGATTTAGCACAAGTACCTATCACAACTGTGGTAAGAAGGAGAGAAGTTGCTAACAAAGAGCAGCTTGCTTTTTACTGAGAAGCTTTTGTGTAGCTCAgtcaaaagaagaaatgaagatcTTTATTTGAAGTTATGAGCTGGATGTTTTGACACATAGGTGCAAGTTTAGGTGGAAAGAGCAATACCATCACAATACCTCCATGACCGTACACTTAACAGACTTGTACGTAGGCACTAGTATTAACTTACAGTGTCAGGACCCCATAATATCTGGTAGGGTCCACAACCAAATATTAGACAGGCTATCATAGGCATCTTAAAATTAAGCTGTGTAATCACAGTCACAGGAATTTTTTACAGTATTGTTGTGGGAGCTAATGTAAGAACACTGAAGACCATTTAGACACAGAAAGGTATTTTGTTTAACTTTCTAACCAAGTAGACTATACCAATCAGCACTCTCATGCACACATTCTCACAGGGGCCAAAATGTATGTATCCAAGCGGACTGGCCAAGGCCACCTGAGTGTGACATGGAAGGCAAGGGTTGCCAGCTACTGAGCCCTCCATATGCATTCTTGGTTCTGCTTGAGGCCCCAAGGCCAACTCTTTCTTGGCCTCTAAGGTCCTCTAGAGTCAAAAGTTCTATGGCACGATGTTTTGCTTCTGCATCTTGTTAACTTCACGCTTCATAAATACTAGGCAATATTGCTGCTGGgtgtctttcattttcttgtttgaGGTATCATAGGACTGTAACCCATCCTGCTGTTGGGctaaaaggaagagaaacaacCATGCAATGTGCTGTATCCCCACTGCTGTCCTGTTAAAAGGTGCAGGTCTCCTGCTTATGAGTCACCTTCTCTGTGGCACATCATGGTGCAAGCAACACATTCCTCAGAGCTTACCAGTTTGACTGGTGTTAATCATGTCCTTGGCTATCAATGGATACCATTCCTCTAACACCTGCTCTTGTGTTTCTCCTAGTGCTTTCATGGGTGTACAAGCCACCAGACTGTACGTCCAGGATGCTGGTTGTTACCTCCCATCCATTGACTCTTGCCAAGCACAAGGCTAAGACAGCCACAAGCAGGGAGATGCTTAACTAGCTGTCATCTGGTCTTGGCATCCTGAACTGGGAAAGAGAGTATCATTCTGATTTTAGCAATAAAAGAACATGAACACTTGTGTAATTCCTGCCAGATAAGCATTATTCCCTTGCAGTAACCTTGGAGAACCTTGTTCAAGTAAAGAACCTGTTAAGGAAAGTAGTACTTACCTGGTTGTACCTCTCCTAGTTTAAAGCCCATCAGCTAGGCTGGGATACGTCCAGTATCTCTGATGACACATTTAGTAGTGATTTTACTCATGCTGAAGTTGCATAGTGAAGCTTGATGAAACAATGAACTCTTTTCACAACACCTTGCTAAAATTGTTCATGCAATCCTTTTGTTCACAGTAGTGAAACTGAATCAGCAAAAAGATAAATGTTCTTAAATCCTGACTGCAAAATAACCAAGATATGGTCACCAGTGGTTTGTCTCAGCTAATTCCTcccctgtttctttcttcagaagacCCCAGAACAACCCTGAACTTCTTGTACATCTTCTCTGACCTCTCTTCATTGTACAATTGGCTTCAAAGAGTATTTTGAACATAGAAGCATTTGGTTTGTTCATGAACAGACCTAGGCCAACTTCAGCAAACTTTCttaataaagaaatacatttttcaaatttgGTATCATAGTACTCTTGGGCTTTTTTCCAATGTATTGGAGAAAAGCTGATTGGGCTCAACTTAGCCAATGCCCTGGTCAGGGCTATCAGAGACCTTCAGGGACCAGTAACCTGTCCCACACAACATAGTCCAGGCTCAGGAATGGTGACCAACACAGGCTTGTGAAGAGTGCTGGAGGTAGTTATAGCTGGTCATGATTTTGCTAACTGTAATTTTCCATGGCCTTATACCATTCCCATCAGCCTAAAATACCAGTATATGAATATACATATCTCAAAGAACCGCTGCCAGGTCTCTCTTCCAAGAATTCGTCTAGCaatctcaaaagaaaatttgGAAGTAACATAGGAAATAACACAGAATTTGCTCATAGTTCCTGAAATAAGAAAGTGATGTGTCTTCAACTGAATAAAACCCTGAAACTACTCATCATGCTGGTGACTGCTGGAAAGTGTTGTCAGGCTTGCTGTCAAGGATCCAAAAAACCATGAAAAGGCAGTACACCATCTGACAACTCAGTGAAACCTTATCCTAGATTAAACAGGAGTGCAGGCCAGTATGCTGCTTAAAGCAGATAGCAAAGCAATCCTAGGGTTACTTACAGAAGTGCAACTGCACTTTAAGCATGTGCCTGTGCATAATCCTCACGTGGGAAGGATGTTGTAGTAGATGTGTTCCCCACCTCTGAAGTGGTGACACAACCTGGAGCTGATCATAAGCTCCACAGCTCATGcctgtgctgcctttttttGCACTGACCCTGATGATGATAGAAATTCTAGGACAGCAAACATGTTGCAACTACTGTATTTTGAATGGGATGTGACATGATTTTAAGCCCTTCTGGCTTTGTGTGCCATATGCAAGCAGATCAAGAATGGCTTTGCATGAAAAcatctggaagaaaattaagtggCTGAATGACCAACATCCTCCACACGTGTAGGCATATGACTGAGGTTGGTTTGCTCACACATGGAGAATAAAAAGGGAGCCATGGTGTGCCATGAATACATTCGCCAGGGTGGTGAAGGCCTCATGCTGCATTGTGAAGTCTAAGGGCAAGAGATTGAGTTGATCTGGACCACAGTATCATGCCAGCCTGACCTTGGACCTGTGCCATCACCATGGACTTGCCTGACAGACTCGAGACATGCAGGGACTCCAGTCCGGCAAGATCAACACAGCTTGACATGTAACTCCATCTGTTTATTGATCAAGACAGTCCCAGATGACAGAACATCACAATATTTATGCTACAAGCACCTTGATTATTTACCATTCTGTTTGCTTCCAAAATGCACCGCTTCAATTGTTGTTGATCCTATAACAGGAGATGGGAAGCAAGTACCAGTGCCATAGGGAGCAGAATGCTTCCAGAACCTGATTTAGAGAGAACTTCTCCAAAACATTCTGTCATGGGAGACTGCCAATGGATGAAGATAATGCAATACAAACATCAGATAATTACAGAAGTGGCAGAAACATTATAACCTGAACAGAAAGAGATTAAAACCTGCAATTCTTAcaaattttcagaagtaaaaagtTAGTACTTGTTAACTAAACATAAATAAGTTACTGCAAATTTTTCAGAAGTCTGCTGGGGAGACATCTTGCCAAGCTTTGGGTGtttgcaaagacagaaaagtctTGCATTTGCACTGATATTCATGGCATGAACACAATGAAATCCTGTAAGAATGCTGCTccagggcagagccctgcagTAAACAGCTAAtcacaaagaaaaagatgtCATTACAAATATACTAAATGAGGTATCTAACCTATAGCCTATTTCTTACACTCTGAGATTACCTCACCctgtcctgttttcttctgtggtcAATTCTAGCTGTAAGGATGGAAGGTGAAACACCTTTTACAGCTGGTCCCCTTTGATGATAACATAGAGACCACTGCAGTTGTCCTACAAGGACATGCACCAACAGCCCCGTCCCACCATCTCCAGACACTTGGGTGTAAGTGTGCTGCCAAGACCCACAGTTTGCCTCTGGAGAGCAGCCTTGCTGGGCTCAATACTCCTCCTCACCCTCCAACCTTCCCTCTGCGACCCACATCTTCCCCTCAGGGCACAGGGTGGGGGATGCTAGTTGCATTGTGGGTGACAGGCATCTGCCAGTGCTACAAGCCACTGAGAGTTATCCCTGAGCAGGGGGAGTGTTGACCAAGCAGCTCTCCCCCGCCTGCCATGGCAAGACAGCTGTGACGAAACCCCCCATAATCCTCTGGAGGTTTAAGACAGTGCAACCACACAGAACCCAGATGACCCTATCTTActtttatcatcatcatcatcatcatcattaatCTTTGTGGAAAGAGGGCCTTATCCTTTGCCTTGCTTGCTCCTAGGCATATTTTAAGAATATAGTTACACAAAGAGGCAAATTCACAATTCCTCCCCTAATCAATGTATTGTTAAGTGGTGCAATCCAGAAGCTGAAAACAGAGTTAGACTCATTACTGGCTTCCACCAGACTCTTCTTCTCTCTCCCacataaggaaaacaaaagcatttcctgAGAGTCAGTGAAAGGCGACCTTTCCATCTGGATGTGTGCCTTGGGAATATTGATTAAAATGGTGCAAAATGGTGTTTCCTGGTAGAATTTGTTGAAAACCCTTTTGTGCACGAGCAAGGCTGGTGTTATTGAAATCAAGATGAATTTGAGAAAGATGTTCCCTGTGTTAGCAAAATGGACAgtttccatggaaaaaaaacccacaacctcTTTTTATTGTCACCATGCAGAAAGTTTCTAGCTCCTTGCGACTGAAAGTAAAGGAGTGGATGTCAGGATGTTGAGATTCTTATTGTGGAAGGGTCGTCAGAAGGTAGATAAAGCTACACCAGAAGGATTCATCGCTCAACCCACCAGGTGGTCACATCCGAGCATTCCTACTCTCATGAAACACCTGCATCCAGGAGGGACCTGAGCTGCTGTCCAGGTGTCTGCAGCTGGGAACCCAAGCGTAGGGAGGCCAGAGCCTGCACGGCAACCAGGAGACAAATTCCACTGAAACTGCTTGTTGCTGGAAACCCACATGAGTGAGGCACCTGGGAGACTCAGGGTCCAAGGGCCATGCCCAACTTCTGCAAGGACCTCAACCTATTTAACACAAATCCTATGTGTCTTCCCGATTATTggattggtttgtttttctcactTGCCAGAGTAATATCAATCCAAACCCAGCGTAGTAGTTTAATGAgcctttcccccctctttctttcttcactttttttttccaaattaaaaaaaaaaaaaggcccagAAGTAAAATGAGAAACCAACAATTACTCTAGGCCAACTCTATGCAGTCTTCTCCATCAGTTCAAGAATTTCTTTGTACACTTGTTCATAAGCCTGCATACCCCAAAGGAAATCAAAGTGGACAAATTCAGGAATGTACTTTTTGTATGCCACATTGGTTATACGAGGCAGTGTGATGTTTACATCTTCAGGGACCGAAATCCAGTCCCTGCCACCATACCATGCAGCAAGCGGGGCTTTCATATTTTCCAGCTTGTAGAAAGGAGGTGTGGTCTGGAAGACAAATAGTTTGGCTTGAGGAAGGAAAGTAAAAAGTTCAAAGTATTCCTGATTGCTGCTTGGAATTTCTCCCCTGTCCCGAGAGATGGTACAGAAAGTATCACCAGACATCCTAACTATGCCTTAGGCTCCTGTGCTTTTCACCAGAGGGTCAAAAGGTCATCACCGAATGACACCACAGACCTCTTTTTTGTAAGAAAGGTACAAACCTGTTCGACCATATAAGGTAAGTTCCCTAAATACTATAAAATTCAGTCTCAGCCActgcaatattttaattgtaattttctatttcctttttttcctcttttaaaactGACAAATTAGAGTGGATTTCTCTTACCTGGTTGTAATGAAGCATGTTGTCACTGCCGTAATCGTAATATTTGAATTCCCCTGTTTGGTAGATCTGGAAAAGGGGAGAGAGCTGTGTTTATTATCCATGCATTAGAGGGGACCATAAGAAAGATAAAAGAGATGACTGGGGAACTgcactgctccctcctgccaccaAGGCTCAGGGATGCTATTTGTTATGTGCGATATTGCCTTTTGGGAGGACTGTCTTTTGAGAGGAAGATCTCAGCACGGCCTGCAAGATTGCCTGGCATTGCTCATGTCTTTCATCCCTCCTCTTTTGGGTGGCTGGTGAGCTGCAAAACATAGTTGCCTGGAGGCTGAGGCCCCAGAAACCCACAGTGTACCTAGTGTACTACCCAGAGCTAGCTTCAAAGAAGACATTAATCAGACCTTTGGGCAAGTTTCCTTTGTCTGTCACAGTTAATGTCTACAACAGAAGGATATGAGTCTGTGCATGCTTTCAATGATTAGTTTTTGTATGATTAGTTGTCTCTACCGACCCTCAGCTTTTAGCCTTTAGCATCTCCTGTGCTGGTTTATTACCAGTTTTTGCTTCCATCTCCATTTCCTACCAGCTCCAAAGACTCTTGGTCATCTTTTGTTGAAAGTTATGGCCAAAAGAACTGCATCTGCACCAATGTTTCATGTcaattttcccctttctctctaATTATTCTGCAGGAAGAGCAATGGAGGATTATACTCAAGCATTGAGAAGACATTCTCGGCAGCTAAGAGAAGAGACCATGGGCCCTGATTGCATGCAGtctttttctgcagcaggaaatatTACCTGGCGCCAATGTAACATGTTTTTTACGGATGTTGAATCAGGGTAGTGGGACAGATAGACATCTATGCGGCTCTGCAAGAAACCATTGGAGACATTTATTCTCTGCATGGAGGGAAATTGCATTAGAAATACAACTGATCCTGTTCATTAGCCACAAAAGTCTTACTCACACAGGCTAGCTGGAGCTTGCATTTGTACAAACTGCTTTGTCTTAGCTCTGTGAAGGCACAGCTTAGCCACATACCATGTGAACGCAtaccacaggcagcagcacaaaggTGCTGTAGCGCTCCCTTCAGTAAGCCGAGCAATTCCCCTGGGTTGGTGGGTCAGGTAATGAGTCTATGTGGTTTTCAAACCAAAGTAAAAGTCTGTATCTTGTGCTCAGGATCCTTTTGCAAAGACAATGTTCAGCTCATCACAGTAGCTCTACATGTTGTTTCTAACATGTTTCTATCCTTGGAATATTAAGAAATGACACCAACACTTTCCCTGAGAAACAGTGGTCCAGCTATGACTCCATCTATGGTCAAGCTATTTTTGCTTGATACCCTATGTGGACCTGTGTCCAATTTTACTCACATGCATGGTTTGTGGCAGGATCTGGACCTCGAAATCTTGCCTGGTCCCAAGGAAATAGGGCTTTCTGGGCCGGACACGTCCCCAGGCAACCAACTGTAGCTGTTGTGTTGGCCCTGGTGGGAACAGGGTTGGGATGGAGACCCCCCCACCTTGGTGCCTCCGGCCTGAATTTTTCTATGACTGTGTTCAGTGCAGTGTTGCACAAGGAAAGGCTCTGATTCAGGGATAAATATGTTCTAAGGGGTGGTAGACTGAAGAGTCTGAGGGCCTACCTCTCACAGCAGTGGATTGAAGGGGAGTTCGTTCCATAAGAGCCTGTTTTGTTATCAAAACACATGTGAAATTACAAATCACTTAGTGAAAGAGAAACCCTGGGACCCCCTGGAACACCTGACTGAATTTCTGCACTTTCCCCTTTGGCATCATCCCTGCTGGGGAGAGAATGTGCCCCGTTGATGTGTGACCTTGTGTGCACTCTGGGCTTCCCTCTGGTGCCAATGCAAGAGCATTGCAATGGCCAATGCAATGGCCAGATTGCAAAATGCTGACACAGTGGCCAGAATTTTCGACAAGTCAAAGATGCAAAAGGCTAGGTGAAGGCAGCTCTGTGACAACTTGGGCTCAAATAGTAAGAAACTGGATCACTTAAAAGGTGAGCTGGAGTGTACTTACCACATTTAAGCTGTTGGTAAACCCGCCAGACAAGTAAAGGGCCAAGGAGCAGAAGCTTTTAAAGATGTGGTAGCCGCACAGACTGGAAATCACTTGCTGCAAGATCTCTCCCTTATTGAAGACCACCGTGTGTCCTAAAATGAGCTGTGAAAGTCAAAGGTATTGATTAGTGTGGTTCACATTCCTCTTTTGCCTCCAGATGCTCCCCACCTCTCTGCTTACCCCTGAAATTTGCTCGTCTCCTTGGCACAGCTTTGTTGTGCTTTGTAATTTTGGCTTTTCAGAAATGGCCATGGCCCCGAAAGAGCTCTGACCTTCCTATAAAAGGTTTCTGCTGAGAGGATGGACCAAAAAACAACATCTAGAAATAGCTCTTCTCTGGTTAGGGCTGGACAGGAGGATGTTTTACATTGTTTAATGCCCTGCAGGCTCAAGAGTACGGGCACAAACATACCTGCTCAATGCAAAGAGCACGCAGAGGGTAGGGAAATGAAAGTGATGTACAAGCACAGTGTGTCTCAGGTGATGAGACCTTCCtgttccctccttccccttcacACCAGATGAGTATGTGGCAAGGATGTACCTTAACCAGTGGCTCAGGAAGGTCAAACACCCTTACCAAGGGTGACTTCATATTTGAGCTTGTGGTGATAGGAGCCAAGGCGAAAAACATCTTGATTTTGCGATCCAGTTCAGGAATAGatgaaaatgcaatgaaacctgcagaagggagaaggaagcagaCCCGGCCATCTGATTTCTGAAGGAGTTGTTGACTCCCAGGTGTGTGTGCCCATTGGAAGGACCCTTGGAGGTTGCTTTAGCAGGTTGGTGTCTTGACCTGAAGCCTTTGCTGCTGATGCATTTCAGCTCCCAGCCTGACTGCTCAGCCCAACTACAACTCCTGCAAGCCCTCTTGGAGCTCTGGCAGGAGTGGAATGCACCAAAAGCCATTACTGCAACCATTTTTGGGCTGTTACTGCTCAAAACTGTTCTGTTAAAGCAAACAGGGATTTTCACCTGCTCTTTTCCCTTCATTGTTTGGATGTGCCCGGACATTACCCTCCCTGTCCAAGCTCTCAGGAGAACAGTGCCAAACTGGGGGTGCATAGTTAATATAACTCTGAGAGTGGTCTGATCTCCTCCTAAGTACCTGTGGTGGTGCCTTGAGAATAAGCCACATAGTATAACTGCTCCTGTCCAGTTTTCTGCAGAATATAGTTGATCATTGCTGGAAGGTCATACATGGCCATTTCATGAAAGCTGCAATGGAGAGGCACATGAGAAAATTACTCTTGCTGACCTTGAGAGTGATGGGCAGGGTATGGCAAGGGCAGCGGGTGAGGGCGAGGGCAGGTATGGGCACTGCCGTGGCATCTCAGTGGTGTCGGTTTATGCCCACTGGCAGACGGTGCGACTATCAGTGGTGCTGCTTCCCCACCCTACTCCAGCAGACACCGCTAAAGGCACCAGATACCTGCCCACCcttcagttttgcagaaaatacCTGTAAGCTGAGTATTCCTGTTGGTGAAACTCAAACTCTTTGTGCTTTCGTGACCAGCTGTTCCCCCGACTGTTTCCAATCCAGATGTCGTAGCCAGCATCGGCGAGGATGAAGCCCAGGCTGCTGTTGGGTAAGTTGGTAACCCAGTTGCTTCCCTCCAAAACCAGGCCATGCTGCAGGAGGACTGCAGGCTTTGGAGCTGAAGAAAAGGATAATTTTCTCTGACCACTAGCAAAACTGACCATTCACATCCAGGTGTTACTTTGGCAGCAACCACCTGGGGAACTGACTCCAGTGCAGGGACATGGTCACCTATGTCCCCAGCCTCTTTGGAGAGGTGTTTTTGAAGTAGGCTTTTTGGTCATCCCAGGGCAGAGCAAATCAACAtagcaaagctgaaaaataagtttGGACTCCACACTGAATGGAGCGCAGTAAATCATGCTcccaggaagaaagaaaccGAGCCCCATGTCTGTCTGGACTCTGACTGTGCCCTTTGCATTGAGACCACCCTCTTCACAGTGCCTTTTGTTTGGCTCAGGTACTCTGGGTCTGACCAGGAGACATTGAAAACCCAGCAGGGTCTAAGTATCTCCCATGATATGGCAACACCATGATGCCCCATTGCAAGCGACGCAGGTACT from Phalacrocorax carbo chromosome 13, bPhaCar2.1, whole genome shotgun sequence includes these protein-coding regions:
- the LOC104042200 gene encoding lipase member M-like, producing MMWLFITIAYLMCVSEVSDASPEVSMDVGEIIRYHGYPYEEHEALTDDGYYLTMQRIPHGRSNPGSMSSSHKAEAQGSSMFCPSPKPAVLLQHGLVLEGSNWVTNLPNSSLGFILADAGYDIWIGNSRGNSWSRKHKEFEFHQQEYSAYSFHEMAMYDLPAMINYILQKTGQEQLYYVAYSQGTTTGFIAFSSIPELDRKIKMFFALAPITTSSNMKSPLVRVFDLPEPLVKLILGHTVVFNKGEILQQVISSLCGYHIFKSFCSLALYLSGGFTNSLNVSRIDVYLSHYPDSTSVKNMLHWRQIYQTGEFKYYDYGSDNMLHYNQTTPPFYKLENMKAPLAAWYGGRDWISVPEDVNITLPRITNVAYKKYIPEFVHFDFLWGMQAYEQVYKEILELMEKTA